The following coding sequences lie in one Notolabrus celidotus isolate fNotCel1 chromosome 20, fNotCel1.pri, whole genome shotgun sequence genomic window:
- the LOC117831769 gene encoding nucleoside diphosphate kinase A 2-like isoform X1, producing the protein MERTFLAVKPDGVMRGLCGEIIKRFETRGFRLVAAKFVQASEDHMKNHYLDLKDMPFYAGLCKYMSSGPVLAMVWEGQNIVKLGRMMLGETNPADSKPGSIRGDLCINIGRNIIHGSDTLENAKKEVDLWFKAEEFVNYTPMAQAWLYE; encoded by the exons ATGGAGCGTACCTTCCTTGCTGTGAAGCCTGATGGCGTCATGAGAGGTCTGTGTGGTGAGATCATCAAGCGTTTTGAGACCAGAGGCTTCAGGCTGGTTGCCGCCAAATTCGTGCAG GCATCTGAGGACCACATGAAGAACCACTACCTGGACCTGAAGGACATGCCTTTCTACGCTGGTCTCTGCAAATACATGTCCTCCGGACCCGTCTTGGCgatg GTATGGGAGGGTCAGAACATTGTGAAGCTGGGCAGGATGATGCTGGGTGAGACAAACCCAGCTGACTCCAAGCCTGGCAGCATCCGTGGAGACCTGTGCATCAACATCGGCAG gAACATCATCCACGGCAGCGACACCCTGGAGAATGCCAAGAAAGAGGTCGACCTGTGGTTCAAGGCTGAGGAGTTTGTCAACTACACACCCATGGCCCAGGCCTGGCTGTACGAGTAA
- the LOC117831769 gene encoding nucleoside diphosphate kinase B-like isoform X2 → MKNHYLDLKDMPFYAGLCKYMSSGPVLAMVWEGQNIVKLGRMMLGETNPADSKPGSIRGDLCINIGRNIIHGSDTLENAKKEVDLWFKAEEFVNYTPMAQAWLYE, encoded by the exons ATGAAGAACCACTACCTGGACCTGAAGGACATGCCTTTCTACGCTGGTCTCTGCAAATACATGTCCTCCGGACCCGTCTTGGCgatg GTATGGGAGGGTCAGAACATTGTGAAGCTGGGCAGGATGATGCTGGGTGAGACAAACCCAGCTGACTCCAAGCCTGGCAGCATCCGTGGAGACCTGTGCATCAACATCGGCAG gAACATCATCCACGGCAGCGACACCCTGGAGAATGCCAAGAAAGAGGTCGACCTGTGGTTCAAGGCTGAGGAGTTTGTCAACTACACACCCATGGCCCAGGCCTGGCTGTACGAGTAA